Proteins encoded within one genomic window of Macrotis lagotis isolate mMagLag1 chromosome 3, bilby.v1.9.chrom.fasta, whole genome shotgun sequence:
- the LOC141519448 gene encoding olfactory receptor 14I1-like, translating to MAYTVLPPLINPIIYSLRSQKITVAMDYFLSSHCHTLGEPTLKQEDLSSNVASGSFYSVTLEKALDCDCLPFSFGSPAGMSNFSIITEFLLMEFSSMRELQVLHAVLFLLIYLAALLGNFITIAAIITDPHLHCPMYFFLSNLSLLDICTISITLPKFIVNSLSGIQSLSLLGCAAQIFFFLFFGTTEFALLVAMSYDRFVAICHPLHYGIIMTPIRCLWAAAGSWLSGLVYSALHTGNMFHLPFSGSNVIHQFFCDIPHVLKVASSDVFHAEFLLIVASSCFLLCSFAFLMASYVRIFTSILKIPSVEGRYKAISTCSPQLVILMLFLISAMIAVLRDTSDTSPIQNLLIAMSYTILPPLMNPIIYSLRNQKVTVAMGLKRNKSFQILTE from the exons ATGGCCTATACAGTTCTGCCTCCATTGATCAATCCCATCATCTATAGCCTGAGGAGCCAGAAGATTACAGTTGCCATGG actatttcttgtcttctcattgTCATACTCTTGGAGAACCAACCCTGAagcaagaggacttgagttcaaatgtggcctctggCAGTTTctactctgtgaccttggagaagGCACTTGATTGTGATTGTCTCCCATTCAG TTTTGGCTCACCAGCAGGAATGAGCAACTTCTCCATCATCACAGAATTCCTCCTCATGGAATTTTCCAGTATGCGCGAGCTTCAGGTCTTACATGCTGTGCTATTCCTTCTGATATATTTAGCAGCCCTTCTGGGAAATTTTATCACCATTGCCGCCATTATTACGGACCCACACCTCCACTGTCCCATGTACTTTTTTCTGAGCAATTTGTCTCTCCTGGATATCTGCACCATCTCAATCACACTTCCTAAATTCATTGTGAATTCCTTGTCTGGCATTCAGTCCTTGTCCCTCCTTGGCTGTGCTGCTCAgatcttcttctttctcttctttggaacaacagaatttgctttgcttgtgGCCATGTCCTATGACCGCTTTGTGGCCATCTGCCACCCTCTCCATTATGGCATCATTATGACTCCAATACGTTGCCTCTGGGCAGCAGCTGGCTCCTGGCTCAGTGGCCTTGTGTATTCAGCTCTCCACACAGGCAACATGTTCCACTTACCCTTCTCAGGATCCAATGTGATCCACCAGTTCTTCTGTGATATCCCTCATGTCTTGAAAGTCGCATCCTCTGATGTATTTCATGCTGAATTTCTATTAATTGTAGCAAGTTCATGTTTTTTGTTATGCTCCTTTGCCTTTTTAATGGCCTCATATGTTCGCATCTTCACCAGTATCCTCAAGATTCCTTCTGTGGAAGGACGCTATAAGGCTATTTCCACCTGCTCCCCTCAGTTGGTTATCCTCATGTTGTTTCTCATTTCTGCAATGATTGCAGTCCTCAGGGACACATCAGACACATCACCTATCCAAAACCTTTTAATAGCAATGTCTTATACAATACTACCTCCATTGATGAATCCCATCATCTATAGCTTGAGGAACCAAAAGGTCACAGTTGCAATGG
- the LOC141519450 gene encoding olfactory receptor 14I1-like, translating to MSNFSIITEFLLMEFSNMRELQVFHAVLFLIIYQATLMGNLLTLASIVTDPHLHSPMYFFLSNLSLLDACIISVTLPKFIVNSLAGIQSLSLHGCAAQIFFLLFFASTEFALLLTMSYDRFVAICHPLHYGNIMTPTHCLWATADSWLGGFIYSALHTGNMFQLPFSGSNVIHQFFCDIPHVLKVSTSEFLLIVASSCFFLFCFAFLIASYAHVFSSILKIPSTEGRYKAISTCSPQLIILMLFFIYTMLQPSETHQIHHLFKAF from the coding sequence ATGAGCAACTTCTCCATCATCACAGAGTTCCTCCTCATGGAGTTTTCCAACATGCGGGAGCTGCAGGTCTTCCATGCTGTGCTATTCCTGATAATTTACCAAGCAACTCTGATGGGGAATCTTCTCACCCTTGCATCAATTGTCACTGACCCACATCTCCACTctcctatgtatttttttctgagcAACTTATCCCTCCTGGATGCCTGTATCATTTCAGTCACTCTTCCTAAATTCATTGTGAATTCTTTGGCTGGCATTCAGTCCTTGTCCCTCCATGGTTGTGCAGCTCagatcttcttccttctcttctttgcatCCACAGAGTTTGCTTTGCTTCTGACCATGTCCTATGACCGATTTGTAGCCATCTGCCACCCCTTACACTATGGCAACATCATGACACCAACACATTGTCTCTGGGCAACAGCAGATTCTTGGCTTGGGGGGTTCATTTATTCAGCTCTCCACACAGGAAACATGTTTCAACTGCCCTTCTCTGGATCCAATGTGATCCACCAGTTTTTCTGTGATATTCCTCATGTCTTGAAAGTCTCAACTTCTGAGTTTCTGTTAATTGTGGCTAGTTCATGTTTCTTCTTATTCTGTTTTGCCTTTTTAATAGCCTCATATGCTCACGTCTTCTCCAGCATCCTCAAGATTCCTTCTACAGAAGGACGCTACAAGGCCATTTCAACCTGCTCCCCTCAGCTGATCATCCTcatgttgttttttatttatacaatGCTTCAGCCCTCAGAAACACATCAGATACATCACCTATTCAAAGCCTTTTAA